In Brachionichthys hirsutus isolate HB-005 chromosome 20, CSIRO-AGI_Bhir_v1, whole genome shotgun sequence, the genomic stretch TTTTGAAGAGAAACCATCTACCACTTCACAGCttggtcaccccccccccccccccccctcaaggcATCCAACTAACCAGCCAAGTGACCAACCAGCCGTCGTTCattccattctttttttttttcccacaacATTCATGGCATCCAGGCCGTGGACAAAGAGGGGTCTGTGCCAGAGGGGATCCTCTTTTAGCTTTAATGAGAGGGCCCGGGAGGCGTGGGACCCCCGGACTGTTGCAAGAACGTCTGAACCTGCCGTGCCGCCGCCACTATGGCCGCCGTTTAATTTCGAGTTTTACATATATGTACTATATCCTGATTATAGTTGCTGAAAATTGGTCAGCGTTGCCTCAGACTCTCCAGCGTGAGTGTAATAGGATGCATCTTTCTCATACCTGACATGGTTCAGGAACCACTAATGAGCCCACATCTGCTATCATGTCTGTGTCATTGTGGCCCAAACATGATGGGACAGGATTATGAGCTCTGACCCGAGTCAGTTTGCGGTTTACTCAGCGGGCCAAAGAGATGGCATGTCGGCATCACCGGCTGATGATTTATACATTTTTGGCCTCTCGAGCAGGTCGTACGTTCACTGACTGCCTCTGATTGCCCCAAAATGCATGCGGTCAGTCAAATAAAAGGCATGCGAACACATTACTGTCTGTTTGAAGAGAATggtgaaagaaaataaattagccACCTCTCCATTCATCTGTCCCAGGTAGTGATGAACACATAACCGTGCTGGGATATTTAACCCTTCCCTCTGGTTCTCTGTACTGCAAACAGCAGCAAGAAATGCAATGACTGGAAAAGAATCTTTTGCAAAAGAACACTTTtgccaagaaaataaaaaaatgtcagaataaTGCTGctaaaaataacatcaataaataataaatgaatgcaattttttttgtaaatatactgtatttttgattttggatgaatattttgttttggttttgctcTAAAATTGTTCTTTTAATGATCCAGTTTTTAGGATTTGATCAAATGTAGAATTTGAACAATTAATCAACTGTTAGTGGATTAATAGTTCATATAATTGTAAAGAAAATTGATTGAAAGTATTAAATAAAGCCTTAAAATTGGCCTCATGGGCGGCAGGGTGGAcgaaggttccaggttcgattcctttctgtgcggagtttatatattctccctgtgtctgcatggattCTCTCTGGGATCTTcgcccccccacaaaaaaagaaaacacgaatcttaggtgaattggtcacaccaaaCTGTAAATGTGAGCGTTGGCATGCATGGTTATTTGTCTTTCGTTTGGCCTCGCGATAAGCTGCCGTTTCACCCGTggagtaccccgcctctcacccgtagcaagctgggacaggctccagcagatcTGTGATCCACCGGGCGGGTAAGCGGCTGTGGTTGAGACAACTACGATTGGTCGGTCTACAAGAAAACGGATTCATGGATGGACGCTTCTTCTGCGTTAGTTGCATTGTTATAGTTATTATTCCCTATATTTGTCGGAAGACGTCACCTTGGATTGTGAAAGCGGAACTGGACCTTTTACTACTGCCTCATTTTCATATCATCCACCAGCATGAGCctccattgccccccccctccctgacctGTTATGATGGGAGCCTCATTGTCAAGTCTGCCCAAGCAATAACCACATTCACTCAAACACATCTGCCCTTACACCTATAAACTCACACAGCTCCACAGAAGGTCCAgagtcgagagagagagagagagagagagagagagagagagagagagagcgagagaggctgCATACTTTcacaccctcctcctctcatcttgTTACACATCTGGATCCTGTATTCTTTCACCCTGTATAtcactctgctcctcctttcgTCCTCCCCCTTGTTCTCTCTgatcctgctctcctcctctctgcagtggGCTCCTCCGATCAAAGGCCCAGTGGCTGATGGCATGTGGTGTGTTTAGCAGATCTGCATGAGAAGGGGACTTCAGTCTGGTCTGCTTCTCTCCTCACAGACAAATCTAAATATTCAGTCCTCCCTTGACTTGGTAGAAAATTCCATATTTGTGCTACTGTCACTGCTACTACTGGTGGTGACACACATTCAGGttagggaggaggagggggggggggggggactagctGAGGGAACTGAGATCCGGAGGGGTTGGGGGTGGGTGCTGGATGGAAAGGCAGGCAGTGTGGCGGGTCTGATTTATGTGCCCGCAGATATCAAAGGCTACTGCACTTGGCTGTTTCCAAAACCATTACAGAAGAACAATAAACTATGGACACTCTTTGATCGCCATCTTTTCCAAATGAAAACAGGACGGCAACGGCATGCCTTGATCGGGATGAGGTCGTAGAGGTCGGGGCAGGAGGTAAGGATACAAAAGAGCCAGGGCAAACAGGTCCTGATATTTGGAAAAGAGGCCACTGCAacatccccccccacccgcccccTGAGCTGAAAGACAGGGGGtaaaagcaaaaacaggaaATTCCACATTAACACAAAAAAGGGCCAATGTAAACAATCAGATGAATGACACCTGACCCAGGACTCCAGTGTGGGAGATGCTGAGGGCTCGCTGTACTCTGGTTGCACACGTATCTCGTTACTGGGCACCCTCTTTACTGAACTTCCCCTCTGCtaatctctccatccatccatccatcctcacagacacacatccaGCAGGTCGCAAGCGATTCCACAATCGTCAAACTGCAGCCTTCTGCtgagtggaaaaaataaaaaaaatcaagtcacTGGGAGATTCTCTTTCTTCTCAAGAGTATCCCCTgctcttctctcctcccttttccctctctgtcctttttcccccctttctttttcttttacatcaGACAGATGATGAGAGAGTCCCAACAGGGCATCCATGGGAGGCCACACAAGAAGGGGAGTTCAAACTGAaccctgacacaaacacacacagactttgaTATCCAAATATGTCTGTGTGTAACACAAACAGActcgtgtacacacacacactgcacagcttgtgtgtgtgtgtgtgtgtagagagagagagagagagagagagagagagagagagagagttgggaTTTATTATAGCAGGATGAATGCCTCGTGTAGGCAAACTTGACTATACATGGAGAGAACGCAATAATTAGGACATTTTATTCAACATTTTTCACTGATATCTAAATACTATTAATAAAAccttgcaaaaataaatgaacctgtaatgaataaaaaaaacgacCCACAAGGGCATTGCTTTATTTCTCTTCTCAGGTTTCAACCCTGCAGATGGGTTTTTAAAACTGATTAAAATTCCAATCAGCAACCATCAGCGTGTGAAGAACACCTACCTTGTGGCCGACATTCTTGTGCCTGGTCGGGAAGCCTGTCCCCAAACTCAGGAATAGGGACCAAACACCGAGCAGCACCTGGATTCTCCACACGACCTCTGGACGCATCTTCTCTCCCGTGAAGGTTCGTGCACGGAACAACTGGAGTCAACTGGTCTCCCTAAAACGAGCTCGCCGCTGCAGTTTGACGCTTCGCCCTTGTCGCACTTCAGAAAGACGCGCAACAGTGTCCAGAGGTACCCCGCGCACTATCCATATGAGGCACCGGCGCCACGTGCAGCAACTGTCAGTCCGGACGGCGGGTCGAGCTCAGCGCCGCTTttccccataaaaaataaacttcagcTGGAGACGCTTTAAGTACCAGAAAGATGTCAGATATCCCACGCAGAAACTCCCCGTCCGCACCGGCGCGCGCTTATTCGACTACTTTAAACTGTGAGTCACCCCGTCGTGggtgggtgcgtgcgtgcgtgcgtgttctcTTCCAATACATTGACATCTGGAGCTCGCAGCTCGCTCTGCGTTGAGTTGCTATCTGTCTGATGCGTTAATCCATTATCCAGATGAAGTTCATCCACCGGTTTGCGCGGATGCGTGCGCGCCTGCACAGCCCAACACCGGTTTCGGTAAACTCGCCCCTTTTACGCACGCATTCAGACGGTTGATGCTGGaggagtttggggggggggggccttatTGCTCACAGCTGTgtggagttggggggggggggcacgcaggGCCCCTGAGGCTCTTGATAAGGAACAAGGTTTAGTTTACATGGAACCCACAATCGGCTATAACTCTGGGTATGAGGCGGTCAGACACCTTGAGAAGGAAACGTAATCGGGAAAGACAcacttttaaattaattttgatgtttaaataacactcttcaaaaaaaaaaaaaagaaaagaaaagaagaagcttgttttctAAAACCCTGTAAACACATCATGCCACCCCGCTGGCTCAGTTTCCCTAAAATGCCTTTTTAAAACCAGAGTGGATGACTGGCTGTCATGGAATGCCGTGTAAACTAAAGGCAGGATGTCAGTGACTGATTGGTCCGAAAGGCTCACAAACATGTTTGTCATGAGCTTTCCAAAATCGTGACTTTAAGCTCAGTCCGCCTGCtgcaaaatgaacacaaactCGCTCCAAAGCTCGGTACGAAGCCAGTGGCTTTCCACACTCCTAAGTGTGACCCAAACACAACTCCAAGGGCAAAAGCAGCTGCTCCCAATGTTTGTGGGAGATAGTAGCTCGGATCTTTTGTTATTTGTACTCCTTGTTTGCAGTGAGAGAACATTCACGTTGctgtttgcaataaaaaaaatacaaattgagCCAGACAAAAATGCAGAGCCTTGACATACGCCATTGTGCTGCAGACAGCTGAGAGGAAGCCTGAAGGAGAAAATATTTTACGCCACATTTCTGAAGAATGCAATTCTAATCAAAGTCACGTCTctcactttttaaaatatttattaaaagcaAGTGCATCCTGGAGTTGCagcgaaacaaaaaaaaacttcaacaaTTCTGGAATGACTCACTCAAAGACGACAAAGCGATTATTGACGGAGATGTGCAGCGTTCGTGAGTTCAATCCCTCTGATGGACATTTTACAAGAAAGGTCACATGACCGGCTTTCTGCTTGACCTCAAATTCACAGTTAAATGACAGAGCATACATCCGCAAACATGAACAGTGACAATGAAGACACGTTTTAAGGTGAGCTCACACAGGAAAGGTCAAAAACGGTGGGGGAAATAAAGAGTGTGGACTGTGAAAACAGATTTATATAGATGAACATTCTCGAAGACAAATAAAGATAAATCGTGAAAAAACAAATATCCTGCAGGCTTCAGTGACTACGtcatctgtgcatgtgaaatgcCTGTCAGTAGTGCTAGCATGAAGCTAAGACACGCACGTGGTCAGCTAATTCAGAGCTGCCGTTCAGGTAAGTTACtcccctctcacacacacacacacacacacacacacacacacaaaactcaaactgCTGAAAGACGATTAATActttttaaatgcaataaagCCGTCTGTATATCAGATGGTCTCGGGAGCAGCATCTTAGCATCTTCATACATACAGAGCTACGTTCCCTGATCGGTGCTGAGGCTGTTTCACATGAAAGCACCACGACAAGCCGCATGTGAgcgagaaaaaagaaaaaggtacaCGTGTAGCTCGTTCTCTTATAGAAATGCTACAGACTCTCGGCTTGAGCTTTTGAGAGCAGGTGTAAACAGTAAATAAGGCTGAAAAATATCTCTAGAAAATAAGGAGTAAAAAATATTCCTTAGCCTCTCCCGGGATTGTTCCCtgttaaattgttttcttttggaACATCTGCTTTGCATTTGAAGTGAAAAGGTACAAAACatatctttatatttatatcatttGGTTAGGAGAAGCTCTCATTATTCTATACTCTATTCAAGTAAAAGCAATTAGAAAATATATCATCAGATAAATACAAATGGAGGAAAACACTCGTGTAAATAAAGTATCTCTATCACCTTTGGGATGCTACCCAAAGGTAGTATTACTGACTTTGGCATAAACAAACCGCATTTTCTTATTCCTCGTGTTTACTGTTTCAATGTCTATGATTAAATCTCTTCGAATCCATGTGCACGAGTCAGAACTCTAGGTTATTTGAATTAGAAAAGAACAGCCATACTATTATTGCACAAatgaaacacacattcacagcacTAAGAGTCAATCACCGGCAATAATTTAGAACAAATTGAAAGGCATTTTCTAATACTGACATGGAAAGGTGCCTGTGATTTGGTCCTTCTTGCTGTAAGTCCGAGTGAACGCAGGTTTAATGTGTGGGATTCACACCTGGGTTGACCCGTGTCTTATACTGGTAAGGCCATGGGGGCAAAGGAAGAGGAACGAGACTAGCTTAGAGCGAAACAAGGGACAAGAAAGGGGAGAACCGGCGAGTAGCTGTATAGTCAGGCGAGGCACAcatgagttgggggggggggggggggggggggctggatggcGTGGCTCAGTCCTGTAGCAGACTGTCCTCAGTCGTCCACCTCAGTGAAGGAAGAGGCGGTCCACGTCTCGAGTacttcagctgcagcaggtcaCCCACTTCACTGATGGCGTCCAACGCCTGGACAGAGATCAGAAGATTGCAACGGATTTGTAAAACATAATAACCCACGTCCATCAGCATGAAATCAAAGCCATCagaccaaaaacaaaagaacactGGAAGGAGGATTTCTCAGGTCAGGTGTTAAATGATCATGCCTGGATTTTTAAACTCTTAACAAAACAGAAGGCTGAACAGAAACTCCTCTCCTTCTTTCGACAAGAGACTGTATCAGCGTTGCAACACTGCGGGGCACCTGGAAACAATTTACCTTCCTCCTGACCTTTTTCCTGATTCCACGCTTTGAGAAATAGCGAGCGCCGGCTTTTCCCAAAGACGGAAAAAAGCGGCTCGCCAAAGTTCTCTACAAAGGAAGGCCGATGTTCTTTAAAATGGACTATTACAAACGGTGTTGACATGCTCCTCACAAAGATGAAGGAAGTGCCtttagagagacagagcagctcAAATAAAAGTCTTTGAGCCACGCTGTAATACTTGGAGACAGCTTATAACAAAAAGGACATACTGGGAAGCATTAATTACTGACTGGGCGCGCTCACACTACAAATCTGTGGatagacacgcccccccccaaagttcATCCATGATCCGACATTAATCCACACAAACGCAAATGCAAATATCCTGAGAAGATCATTTTCAGAACGTTTGGTCAAACTTGAACAGCCAGTGACCAACTTTAAGTGAATTTCATTTGGAGTTTGAACTTATGTGGAGCCTGTTTACACCGTTTCAGAGTGAGAACATCTGGGAACATCTGGTGAGGTCGTCAGAAGGAGCCGATTATGTCACCCCGCTGCAGCCACAGTGTCTTGTACTTATTAGAAGTAAAACTGTAACGCTAACGTGCACatttagaataaataaatatatattattgaaTCTCCTGAGAGTGATTGCATGGCTTACCCTGTCGAGCAGTTCTCTGGTATGGGCGGCTGAGATGCAGATACGAGCCCTGGACTCGATGATGGGGGTCGCCGGGAAGCCAACCACCACTGTGCCGATGTTTCTTTTTAACATCTCCCGACCAAACGCCCTGAAAGGAAACAAGATTACAAATTCAAGTGACAAAATTTGATCTCTGCACCGCTGTCACCACGTCTTTCAGGTTCTAGTTAAAAGACAACAGCCCCCGACTGATTTCCAAATGTGAAATGaagcagatctttttttttttgtgattggCAATCCGGATTATCCTTCATCTTTAAAGCCctgaaaacatcaaacaacatgACATTATGGAGGAACAACGTACCCAATCTTGGCAGGCATGTAGAGCATCACGGGCACGACGGGCGAGTCATTGTTGCCGTAGATGATGAAGCCCATACCAGCGAGTTTCCTGCGGAAGTAAGTGGTGTTCTTAGCCAGCTGTGTGAGGCGATCAGCACCTGGAGAGGGCAGATGAGGGGAACCCATGGGTGTGAGCCTGTGGTGAATCCAAGCACTGGATGAACAACAGTGAAATCACCATCGTGAGTTTCCTGTGGAAACTTAACATGGCGTTAGGTAATTAGTCAGTCAGTAGAACTCAACACGATACTACGAACAGCTAATGTTCTGCTGAAATTAGCAACTGACCACACGGCATCCCCACGGCTTCAACAATCCCAGTCCCTGCTCACCCGCtgcgcacaaacacacgtgtTTTCACTTAATTTGCCTCATTAGACCTCTTCTCGTTAGCTCTGTGtgcgcacaaacacaaagttctTTAAAGTGGAGGCCAACAGGCTGAGGATGACCAGTCATCAATCCTCAAGTGTTTGCTGTGCGTCCACTCAGAGCGCCCCGAGCTCCCACAGACAGCGCCTTAACCaagctaacagcagcaacaTGCATCTGCTCGGCTGTGCtgaaacacggggggggggggttcaaagcACCACAAGACACAAAGAAGTCTGACATTATATTTATTAGGACTTTTTGCTTAGTCAAGAGATCCAAAGCATCGACATTCGGGCCCATGCCCGGAACCATGAGCAGCCACCCTGAGCGACTTGAAAGCAGCGAGAGCGTTCGCAGGCGGCTCCGCTGTCGCTTTAACTTTGCGTCAGTGTCTGAATCTTGGCCCGAATATCAAACAGTGACACGGCTGCAAAGCATCAGACTCTGTCTCCTGCAATGAAAACTAGGGAATGAGATACGGTCAGCCAGTCTGGCCTTCTCCTCTCAGAACGGATTTGGAGAGTTGATGACATTGTGCAACAGTCGTTGCTCCCGGTGTTTATTCCCCATTCCTAATGATTGAATGACCGGAGGAACAAGGTAACCCGATCTCACATCAGCAGTTTGAGGGAGGCAGCATCAATCACACCCCCGGTAAAGAGCGAAGGGGGTGTTGCCCTACAAGGAAAACAGGACCAGcgatctgtttgtgtgtgtccagtagAGATTGATCGCACAAATCTCTGGCCCGCAGCACCACGCTGGTTTGTGCCCAGCATGACCGCTAagaagcacacacgcacaaagacacacacatctgaaagccataaagggagaggaggggaaaacacTAGCTTACCCCCCCCACCGCAGGACTCTCCGTCATCAAATCAAAGATTAACAAGCAGATGTAACCCAAATCTACCTGGCGACACCCACATGAGGTGTGACATCATGTGACTTTCCTAAACAGTTACTGACATTTTCATGCAGTTTATTGATGCATTTTGAATGGAAATTGGAACACGAGTAACATTTACACTACATTCTTAATGGACTTACTGATATTACAGTTTTCTTAAGATCACTTTCATTTAATGGTAAATAACTACCAGACGGCGACAGATAGGAACCTTTATCACTCGTCTgggaatgaagagttttcctcGTAAAAAAGCCGATTAAGTAGGAAGTACCTAAAGTACAAAAGTTGGCAAAGCTCATGTGAATTGAAAGGAAACAAATGTCTGTCAAAAAGCCATCTGCGAAAAACCTCAGGGTGAAACGAAGGACTCAGAGACATTTGGCTTGCATTGCCATCTTGTGGTCACCGATGGAAGGCCGAGCACAATACAAGCAGGAGGGCGATGTTAGAATTTGTCACCTACCCAGCGTGGTCCCATCCTCCCCCATGATAATCTTCATAGACGTGATGATCTGCTGGGCCACAGGGGGGGACATGGAGGTGGCATACAGGGCACTGTGAGAATGACTGCGGAGGTAGTCAACCAGCTCCTGCCACAAAAACACAGCCCCAACATTACATCCATGTGTTAATATAATTCAATGTGACATCATTTAGTCATGTTGATGATTAATTCTGAAGCAAGAGACAATTGTTGAAGGACTATTTAATttctataaaaatatattttcatcgTGGAGATTTATTAccaatatctaaaaaaaaaaaagaatattttgaAAAGCATTAGAAGTGTCATTACTGTATTGATACAGGATTAATTGAAATACTCTAGATTGACCATCTTAAAAGTTTAGATTTATTCATGGTTTTAAAAGAAGCAATAACTAAACAAATGAgtaataaaaaatgtgttcatgtaACCCCCGTCTGACATCACAACATTAGATTCGTCTGTGGAACAGCGCTCTCACCTTTTTGCCTCCGATGTATCCCCCGGCTGCCCCGAAGCTTTTCGTGAACGTTCCCATCATCACATCGACATCATTGGGATCCAAGCCAAAATAGTCCACCACTCCTCTGCCATTGGGCCCCAGGGCCCCGATGCTGTGGGCCTCATCCAGGTACAGGTAGGCCTTGTAGCGCTTCTTCAGAGCAATGACTTCTGGTAGACGGACGATCGAGCCCTCCATACTACGGGACAAGAACATGATGTAAAAATAGTTCAATAATAGTACCGGTAGTcccacatacagtacatacacacCCGCCTTTGTTCCCTAAACAACTATCCAAACATACCTATAGATGCCCTCCACCAAAATGAGGATCTTCTTCCAGGGTCGGTGGGTTCTTGGTTGCCCATGGACGATGGCATCTCTTAGCATCTTCTCCAGGCTTTGCATGTCTAAAATATACAGAAAAAATATGGAATGAAtacattccaaaaatgtaaacaagaccattcattcattttcttccgctttttcGCAACATAAATAATGAACAGATTGAGCGAAACGTGTACATCATCCTGTGTTTTGGAGACATTCTGACATTCTGACACTGACTGAAGGAGATCCACCCACTGTTATGTTTGAAGACCCGAATTGTGGAGCTGGACAGGCGGGCACCCAACACCAGTGAGGCATGATTCAGCTCGTCACTCAAAATCAGACAACCctaaaaaccaaagaagaagaagaagaagaagcttacTGGCCCATCTCATCCTCTCGTCATCCAGAAAGAAGTCACAGCCTATTGAAACTTCCAGAGCTTTGCTTGCACGACTGAAACCCCTCAGAATTTCCCATGCTGGAGTGTCGGCGACGAGTAACGAC encodes the following:
- the LOC137909045 gene encoding serine palmitoyltransferase 2-like, producing MAESSPNKLLNGIGFHRTPSGKRSSENGFVKSRYSRRVREVRPNRPHQNSLYKSPVLESYEETPLLVAVLTSMGYGILTIFGHLRDFLRLWNIEKCQMAQERDEQKDFVPLYQDFENFFTRNIYMRIRDNMGRPICSAPGATMDLIERVSHDHYWTFEHTGKIVKDVINMGSYNYLGFAENTGACADAAVEATQKYGVGVGSTRCEKGNLDIHEELEQLFARFLGVESTMAFGMGFSTNSMNIPALTGKGCLILSDELNHASLVLGARLSSSTIRVFKHNNMQSLEKMLRDAIVHGQPRTHRPWKKILILVEGIYSMEGSIVRLPEVIALKKRYKAYLYLDEAHSIGALGPNGRGVVDYFGLDPNDVDVMMGTFTKSFGAAGGYIGGKKELVDYLRSHSHSALYATSMSPPVAQQIITSMKIIMGEDGTTLGADRLTQLAKNTTYFRRKLAGMGFIIYGNNDSPVVPVMLYMPAKIGAFGREMLKRNIGTVVVGFPATPIIESRARICISAAHTRELLDRALDAISEVGDLLQLKYSRRGPPLPSLRWTTEDSLLQD